The DNA sequence GTGTCAAAAAGTACTATTGGAGTATTAAAAAATTCGGCACCAGCTACATATCGATGTTTCCATATGATGTTACTCAAATAAAgagtagataattttttttaaaattttaatacacATTCAGTAGAAAAATTGTTGCAATGTCTGAATTATAATCAAGGAAATCTTTAGTTTTCATGCAGACCGGGGATATAAGACAGACAAACATAATTAAATTCTTCCAAACGATAAGAGCGTTCCTCACCACGCATACATGGCTTCCCATGTCTCCATTAAAAAGATGCCTCTAAGAGGGTGGAATAAGTCGGTTTTCAACCTTGCTGTTCCAGAAATAGGCACATATAAAGTTTGATTTCAAAAGTTCATTTTGTTCAGGAAGTCATATAATAAGGAACATCATATCaatcaatattaaaatttaatcaGGGTCGAATTTCTTGTTGTTGTTCTGTGGGCTGTCCTTTGGCTCATGTTTCATGTTCAGTAGAGGTAACTCTTGAGTACTGCTGAGTGAAAATTATTCACTGAGGTGAAAacaaggggagcgagaaagtaagaATGGTCACAAACATTTTTGCGAATGTACAATTAAACAACAATTAAATAcaggaaaacctgaaaaaataataaaaaaaagaaaagtggcCTTTCTGCCTTACACTCTTCTTTCTAGTGGTTCCCAATATTGAATTGTCTTTTAATTGCCTTTTTATTGGTTGACGAAGTTGTTTTAcattggagaaaaatgttcatgagaaatttcaaatgttAAGAGGTACCAAAATATGTATGGAGATTGACTGCATCAACAAATTTAAGAGGATAATCTTAAACTTgggttttttatattatttttaccttaatttagtcaaaagaaaacttaaaaaaaaactagatgaaataattgaaatggaattttagaatttaacaCAAAAAGTGCTTAGATTAAAACTTAATCTTAATATATACAGCTTGAGAACATTAAGAGGTGAATTTTGCATTCTTCATTCAGTCCAGCGATGCGTGCAATGCTGATTGGTACAGACATAGTAAAGCCTCATTTCCTCCTGTAAgtcacaaaattcaaaattttagattaatTACAGATTTACAACAGAGAGATAATATTAtccgaaaagttttttttaaatgatagagCATTAAATTAGCACTGTGATAGCCCTAGGATTTCCTGCTATGAGTGATTGCAATCACAgttggaaaaaatatcatctCTTCAACAATTTTGCcatgaacaaaaatatttactcCGGGGACCCTGCCACGTGAGCAATGCAGAACTGGCTTCTCTTTGTTTTTCTCGTTATTTTGTGACATTATATATCGACAATGAAACTCCCAAAAGACATAATTTCATGagcaacattgcagacttcccatcatacttcatcttttcaatggaaaactactcaatggcattcttaaaaactaccgtgatttttcttataCGTGTGAGTAAAATCCTGTTAAAGCTTTAaagaatgatgttaatttgcacgcctttaaagaaataaaataggagggaAGATTTTCACTGCAAATGAGATGCTTGGTTTGGGAGTTCCACCgtcaatattttacaaatcaACTTTAGgataaaagagagagagaagacaGCATTATGAGACAGTGGGTTGTCTACATTCTGCCGCGAGTCCTCAATATAAAAGTTTACGACAACCTAGATTCACAAATAGCCTCCTTTTGTTGAACACTATCTGATTGAGTATTTGACATGAGTCAAATGGCTGCCTTGTTTGCCTCAACTCTCCAAAGCAAATATCAGGCTTACCTCAGCTCTTCTGGTCTGGGCTTGGAAAAATACGGCTTCTCTATGGTTACATTTTGGGCATGGGTGATCTTCAGTGCGAGGTAGAGTGGGGTCCGAGATGACATCTGATACAATATGTGttaattcactggaaaaaaaaaaaaatattaagttatTGAATGATGAACTACATGATATCATCAACTTCAAAGGAaataaatacacaaaaaaaaatgaaaaaaccaaaGAACCTTGAAACCATGAGATGTTCGTACTTaggtgaaataaaaaaataaaaaaaaaaaaaaaaaaacaagtcacCATTGATTTTTGGACCACCATTCGTGCGGACACTTCATTCTGACACATATCactcaaattgaatttttagggCAACTTTCTAGGATTTTTGAACATTTCTCATGAATATATGAGTTATTACCATAAATACACAAATCTAAACTGGTGCACTAAAATGCAAATAGAAAGAGTTGGGCCATTGCACGGACTTTTCGCAGGGTTGAAGTATAGTTCTCCAtgtgtaaaatttcgtgaaaaaacaaaaaagttcattaaaaagttacaaaatcatTTCTGAGGGGAGAAATAACAAATCAACATCTGACTAATCGAAAACCGACAGTCAAGTTGACGTAGTAAGGTGATACCGGAAGCTGAGTTCAGCCAATCACCAAACGTCATCTACCCTGGTTGGCTACAACATCAGAGCATgccaaaaatattgtttaaaGCAGGAAATGGGTCCCATTTTTGGTATTTCCAATCAAGATTTTTTGCCactaaggataaaaaaaaattggaaaaattcctAGAGGCTTGTGCACTTATTacttttagaaaatgaattgaGAAAAATAGGTGCCACCAACCCAATAGAGCATCTACCTGTGAGGCTATTTCATATGATCTACTTACTTGTACCAGCTTTTTAATTTCACCGATTGTCTGATACAAAATATAcctaaaaaatcaagttttgccTTTTGAGAAAAAGGGTGCATGCTAAATGTGGCGACTACGGAATTGGTTCAGTCTTTGTTTCTGTTGCATCTTTGCTCCTCGTAAATTTTCTGATTGAATTATCAAAATATTATACAGCTTCAAAATTAGGTTTGCTGGCCAAAAAACTTCCAGAATTTTGGAGTGATGAACTGATAATGATCAAAAATTTCTGAGAGATATAGAATACGCACAGCACTACCGAGGGAGAATGTCTTAAAGTAACAAAAACTTATTTCTTAGACTTACTCTATTTCGTGCATAATCTTATTTACATAGATACAGTTGCTATCTGCCAGTTGTCTGTAGTCACAATTCCGACACTGAGGACAAAAACAGAAAATAGGTAATCAAATAATTTAGAAATAGATTAGTTTcagatcttgaaaaaaaataattcaaaaatttgttgaaaaacttttttcttttaaacaaattctCATTTAACATTTAGCACCTGAGAATTCCAGCTTGGTTGATCCTTAAGTTAAATATATTGGATACACTCTGAATACGACAGTTATTTTGATTCTTCTTACAAAAgagtttcaaatatttgaataaaGATGCctcattctttgcaaaaaattacttgaaacaAAACTTGCTTCGTTTTACTAATATTGAGtgattttgcgaatttttagCAGATTTCTTTTGCCTTTACCTATCTATCGCAATTATCTTTACCTTCACTTATTTTAAGGCAGACTTCTTATTAAAAAgttggtaaaatagtgctgggtacACACTATTTTGCCGGGAAAGTAGTGTAGACCCGCctatttttccaccttgttCCATAAAGTTCGGGCCATGTATCtagataggtttttttttttcttgtctgcATAATAAGTATAGTAAATTACAAACTGTAAACCAttttatttgtgaaatttttactgCCATGGGGCAGCTTAATGAACAAGTTTCTCCACAAAGAGAAGGTAATTTAAGcaaattcataattttaaagttagCGAGGAGATAAAAAGCCCCAAGTCTTTGTTTTTTGACAGCTTTCAAATTGTTTTGAACAATCCAATTATAAATGGGCATTTACATGTTATGCAATTTCTGCACTTCtgggataaaatgaaaaaaaaaaaaaaaaaacatctatATTAAAGACTTTGGGGAAAAATTGAGTACTTACGGCGTACAGTAAAACTTTGTTCTCTTTATCCTCTTTTGGATACAACATGTtgttgctgaaaaaaaaaaagaatatgagaAATGGAAAACAAATCACCTTTAAATTTGCACATTAGTAATTTTTAGGAATGATGCTAAAGatacaaaaaaaacaaagatacTTAAGCCCGAGGGAGGTTGAATGTGGGAGAGCTTGAATGGGAAAGCAGAAAATAACAGTAAAAAGAAACTGAATAATTACTTAGGGGACCGGAGagttcaggggtgcagaatctttcAAGTTTTCACATTTATCTCATCAGTTTTCTACAATATTTCCCACCGATCAGAAAAAAGATGACgttttccttcgatttttgaCTTTTGGCCCCTCAAAGTGttccctccttccacatttttgAGGCTTTTCCACATTGTCTTGGGCCCGGACGGGCGCATGATCGGGTATTTTCTGCACCGCTGGGAGAGTTTAATACTTGGGATTCTGAAGAGTACACTTGAAAGAAATAAAGTTGAATTTAGAATAAATTATGCAAGAAGAACTAAAGTTGCATTGCACGTTTACCAATGCACGTCAAAGAGATGGGATCGGACCTAGTAGAGTAACAGGTTGCACTCAAATTTACAAGGCTCGTCATATTCTTAATCACGCTTTGAAGTGAAAAATTCTCATTGATGTACTGTTTTTAATTGTCTCTAATCTTGTTGATCAAGTCATAATCATTAACATGCTAATTAGAGGGATTAGAGACTATGAACGGATTTCGAACTGAATTTGAGATCGGTACAGAAAAGTGAATTGAATATGCTGGAGTTAACTAAGGGAAGAAAAGATgagaaactttggaaaaaattagatttgAAGGGAAAAGGGAAGGTGTTGACATTAATCTATGGACAATTTCATTATATATAGTTGTGATAGGTAAAACTATGAACACCAAATATTCAGTGCTTGCACAATATGGGAGGATTTGAAGTTATATCCGGACAAAATAAGTTTGCGCACGATAAGAGTGCAACGGACAATCCGCTATCTTGATTCTTGTGCTTACTCCAATCCTAATCTGGAGACAGCTGATCTTCTGTCGTTCTCTTGAGGTGCGTAAAATTAGATGGCGGGGACGACTCTAGCTGGCAATAGTTGAGTCCTTCTCTGCCACTCAAACCAGATGTCGAGATTAATTTATGACATAACACAAAGTAAAAGACTCCGTGttctgccacagaatttagtcAAGTCAAAACAGCAGAGAGAAATTCTGCCAGATCCTGATGCCGCAGATCATTTTCACAATAGGTAAGTATACCCCCACTGCGAAATACACCATTCTTTGAAACAACAGGCTCGTTTTTACAAGACTTCatacaatatggaaaaagaaaacataggaaaattttctcctaaaatATTTATGTAAGATGGGGATCTTACCATTCTTGACAAAAACGTATCCCCACAAAACCTTGGTCGCCCATCGTCGAAAGAAATCACTGATTGGAAAAAGGTGAGAGAATGTGAAATGGAAAAATTGGTGGGATAATCTTCACATAAacataaagaaaaatatgatagactcttcgaattttgaataactttcGATAACTTTTCAGATAACTGTTTGGATTTCAGCAAGAGGCTTTCCAAATTTCCGGTTGGTAAAGTCGAAAGTAAAAGTAAACAAACTTTTTGGAGGTTATAAAAATGCACTGTTGCCGACTacttaaaactttttagaaGTATCAGATCAGAAGATCAGAAGTATGgcaacaaaagaaaataaagtaggttaggttatgttttTATTTGGTTTTTGAAATATATGGAATTCAAAAAGCCACCGGAAAGTTCGTAGACTCTCTGTTGTCTCTTCAGTTTTTATCAAGTTTTTATCCCGTATTTTCGTGGCGATAATTTCCTGAATATCGAAAGTAGAAGAACACATTCAAGCCAAcagaaattatctgaaattcaACCAATTCGGTATGCAAATTAcgaccaatttttcaaaaaataaattctccTTCTCGCTATTCGCAAAAAGCATGATTTACTTCTAATGTCAGTTTCTCATTACTTTGTCACTGATTGTACCATCCTCTGAAATCATTGCAACATTGCAACTGCCCTTTGcgattgaggcactggatgcaaaaagggcacCTCTCGATTGCgttgtttcagaatctctgttgatAATTAATTCTTTGGAGGagaatttaatgggtgattttgccagaattctttccacagaaaattgtagaatcattaggaatattcagtaaaatttttagtgaaatggatgcattcactttccgtgcaatgaatgaaatattagaggagactctgaaacactgcaaccgagaagcgCCCTTattgcatccagtgcctcaattgagGAAGTTCTATCATGAGACTGAGAGGTTATTCCCATAGAGTACAagaggacgtatttctaccaaacagacctatgtggagatgagaaatatggggtgtgctcgtcgaagctgcataagaagcaatgtaaaagtggacgtgattccttttgtagaattggaaaagcgggatattacattctatcaaagagacctatgtgccaactgaatgcgggagtcatgagccgcgggcatggcaagagagccttgtgcacagggctcatgagttgaggGCTCACTCTAGCGATCTCCCCGTCGTGCCGGCGCTCGTTCGttgtcgctgacgtcactggcgctttattattatcattcactcttacgcaaagagaactaacgagcacaccccatatttctcacttgcacataggtctgtttggtagaaatacgtccaagagAGTCGCCATTGCAACTCTATTGGAGCATACTGATGTAGTCACTTTTTAAGGCTGATTTGTCTAGCTTTCCTAAGACTGATGATTCTATATGCACTGGATCGGAGTTCCAGGCTTTGCTCAGAAGTTACaggtataaaatttatttcatcaaTACCTGGAGTCTCAtatagtttttattttgttatgACTTTGGTCAAtataatttgccaaaatttgctaaagtaattaataaattatgcaAATCACGCAATTCTCCCATAAGCTGCCAGGTTACAAAATGCTGTTTAGCTCATGCCTGGTTCACATTTCCGGCCAATAAGAGGCTTGGAATGGCCCAttcatggattgacttcatcggcgctccactACATTGCAACTCTATTGTACTCCATGGTTCCTCCCTTTGCCATTCAACGCCACAAATGGGAGATGATTGCGGCAAGATTATGGGTACAAAAAGATGGCGGCTATCTCACAAATTCCAGGTGTCAGATATCATAAACAACTCTCCTTACTTTCGGAATCCATACTTACTCATGCATGTTCTCATGGTTGGTTGTTTTTGTCCTCACGGGTTTTTTCCAAGGTGCATGGCAGAACTTTCGACAAAGTTTTATGAAACTTAATGACAAATTAGATTTGACTATGTTAAAGCTTGTTTCcaaatcaagtttttcaaaacctTGTTGTAAATTCTATCACTTGGACAGGACCTAATGATGCCTGCAGCAGGATCAAGGAGAAAGTGAGGGAGGATTGGGTCAACGTAAAAAGAGAGGTAAAAGGGGGATGATTCAATGAACTATCTGCTGTGTAATTGATCATTTATTGAAGTGATAAGGAACACTATCaataaataatttttggaaGTTGGCGGGTGAGGGAGCATTTTTATTTCTGTAGGAACCTAATAATTGGAAtggtttttttgtttcagaatcGCACATTACGATGACAGCAATCCTTGGTGGAGGTCTGGCTGGACTGTCGTCTGCATTTTATTTGTTGAAAAACAAAGCTCATCCTGTAACTGTTTTTGAAGGCTCCAAAGTTGTTGGCGGCTGGATTCAATCTGAGAAACGTGAAAATGGAGTGATTTTTGAATTGGGTCCAAGAACAATCCGTCCTGCTGGACCAAAAGGTGCAACTACTCTAGCCCTTCTTGAGGAGCTCAATCTAGGGCCCAAAGTCAAGCCCATGCCTGTAACCCATCCTGCCGCCAAAAATCGTCTTATTTATGTGAATAACAAGTTGCATACACTGCCAGTGGGCATTTCAGGTTTGGTGAGAGCACATCCTCCCTTAAGCAAATCAGTGCTAAGATACCTTATCCATGAGTGTAGAGCAAAGAAAGTTGAGAAGGAGGATGAGAGCCTGTATGATTTCGTGGAAAGGCGCTTTGGAGAAGAAATTGCCGAATATATAGTTAGGCCTATGCTTTGTGGAATCTGTGCAGGTGATGCGAAAGAGATTAGCGTCAAGTTTCTAATGGCAGTTCCTTTCCAATTGGAGCAGGAGCATGGCTCTGTAATTAAAGGATTGATAAAAAATTGGCTAAAACGACGCGATAAGTCAAAAGTAGTCAGCATACCTcaaagtaatttattttttcgatcGAAGATGGAGCACTGGAGTGTGTACTCTTTAAATGGTGGATTGGGGGAATTACCTAAAACATTGCATGAGGCTGTTTCTTTCAATCCCAATTGCGAGGTCAATTTGGATGCAAACTGCACTGATATTGAATTCCAAGGGAGTTCAGTCAACCTAACTATTAAAGATAAAAAGCATACTTTTGATCACTTAATCTGTGCAACTAGCTCTATCAATTTAGCACCATTACTGAAGAAGCAGCATCCAGTATTGGCTGATGAACTCTCAAAAATACCATTTGTAAATGTTATCGTCATAAATTTAGCTTTTagtaaaaaacttttaaaacaagAAGCTTTTGGATTCCTAGTGCCTCCATCACAGAAACTCCCAATTTTAGGGGTTATCTATGACTCCTCTTGTCTTGATTTAAAAAACGAAACAGTTTTGACTGTGATGATGGGTGGTCGTTGGTTTGATCAGTATTTCAGCGAAAAACAAAGCGAATCAGAGCTATTGGACATTGCACTAAATCAACTTAAACATATACTAGGAATTAATGAAAAACctgaagcttttaaagtttcaattcTCAGAAATTGCATCGCTCAGTATATTGTAGGTCATGCGGACAGAGTTGAAAGGATTGAGAAGTATATCAACGAGAAACGGCTTCCAATTACTCTTGTGGGTGCATCGTACTATGGAGTTGGAATCAATGATGTGGTTTCCTCAGCAATGACAGGTGTTGAAAAGCTGTCTAAAAAGATAGCTCTTGAAAAGAGCTCTGAACGGTCAAACACCTTCAGAACgactttttagataattcaaTGCAGCGGAAGTAAAGCTATTTTTAAAGATGAATACTCAGTAAGGATTGCTTTCTTCAAGCAAAtcggagaaatattttttcaccaCATAGGTTTGTCTGATTTCAACTAGAGCTGATGATGTCAGTATCATCCAggttgatattttatttttgtcatcatGATAAAAGAGGACCCTGCACATCAAATCAGGGGTTTGGTGTCGACTAAATTTGTTTATTATTTGATTTGTTGCTCCTATGCTGGAAGATGAGCATTAAGAATTGAGCCAATGAGAATGGCAGGGCTAAAAAGGGAATTATCTAGAATATTCACATGCGTGATGTGTGCAGCCTTTTACTCCGAGGCAATTAACGCAAGCATTTGTCTTATTCCTTTGTTTGGCACGTAGCAAAGAAAGTGGAGCTCTCCTTGTTTACCTACATTTCTGATAGTTAATAAGTGTAAAAATGCTACAAATATTACCTATCAGCCTAGTTGTTCTCCAGTTTGGCCCTTAGAAAGCTTGATTTCTTAAGCTTACGATACTTCAGCGGACATAAATATCATCatctaaaatttcattaaaaagccACGAGTCTCTTGGATTACATGCAGGGtcctttgaaagaaaatttggtcgTTATTCAAATCATTCATCcctgtaattttttcaacccTTCATACTTTttactcactgaaaaaaaaagaagaaaaaaatggccgTTTTATATTACAttaaatattctttgaaaagtaCATTTCAGATGGATGGCTCTTAATATCTCTGCtcactttactttttaaagtaAGACATCTGAAGTTTTGGCGTGGAATAATCGGTGAATATTCTCACTTAGAGTTCTAAAAAATAGTTTATAGTGCCTGTTTCatgctgaaaaaattaaagagagaaATATTGAACTTAGCACATCATGACAGAGCTAAATATTCatcaaattcatcttttcgaCCAACTCCAATTTATGCCGCCAAAAAGATGTCTAATCAAGAAAGTATTTTGTCGTCATAATAATGAGTCAGTTGTTTCTTATATGCATGTACATCTCATTAAGACGATAAAATGTATACTTTGTGATAATTTgaattgcaataaattttatTACTGTTTTTAAATTGATACATACTGATATTCGTCCTTTCTTCAGGGGATTTGAAGGTTCATATCATTCCTAAATTCCAGAAGTCTCTGTCTTCCCTTGTGAGGATACTTATCAGTGAGCTAGACTTTAAGATCAGCAAGggaacatttcaattttattctctTGTCAGTATCAACTTGCACACATGTAGCTTATAATGACTCTTGAATTGGACTCATTCTCGCCTATTAATCTCACAATGACTAAAATTGTGTTATTAAGCGGCAAAATTGAAAAGTCGACCCTGAATAGTTCATAcatatactttaatttttaaccgGTTTTCGATTTACTTGGCTAAAAACATCCATTGAAAGGTCATGTCGATCAAACTTGCAATCAGTGTCAATGCAACAACAACAAAAGAAATAGacaaattaacttttttattgTATTATAATAAACCATAATAttataaaatgatttcaaaGTGTTGAGATATAAATAACGGGAAGACCCTTACTAGCTAGACTCAATCTAAGTTCATCTGTCCCTCAAGAATCAAAGAGAGCAGTCtttcattattaaaattttggctAAAATGATAACTAAGCTGCGTTGCTAAAGTCTCCGGAGTTACCCGAAGACGTAAACAACCGTTGTTCTGACTCCAGAGGAATTACCCGGAGACTTGCTACGTCATGCTACGTCAGTCTCCAAACTGCTCTCCAGCTCTCCGACCTCTCGAGGTCGGAGAGCTGGAGACCAATACGTAGACTGACGTAAGAATATAGGCGTTCAGCATTCTCGCGCCTTTTTTTCTGCTTATGTAGTGAGttaaagaatttttaaatattcaaagatgaaaatgtttgtggatttcatttttaactttgcGATGAGAATAACTACGGAGCTTCCACTAGAAGGGTTTGAACGAATGAATGCTCGTAAGTtatgatttaattcatttccttAAATTATCGATAGCGAAAACGAAATGAATAAAGAAACTTAACTTAAAATTGAAGTGTAAACTAAACAGAATCTGGCGGACCCAACAACGCGGAGAGACTGAAGAGATGACGTCAACCCTCCCGGTAATTCTCTGAGACTCTCCGCTCCCAATCCTCCGGAGAGCCCTCCGGAGAGTTTAGCAACGCAGCTCTAGGCACTTGCGATGTGACCATTTAGCCAGAGCATTTATTGGGGAAGgagtaa is a window from the Bemisia tabaci chromosome 5, PGI_BMITA_v3 genome containing:
- the Polr2I gene encoding DNA-directed RNA polymerase II subunit RPB9; this encodes MGDQGFVGIRFCQECNNMLYPKEDKENKVLLYACRNCDYRQLADSNCIYVNKIMHEIDELTHIVSDVISDPTLPRTEDHPCPKCNHREAVFFQAQTRRAEEEMRLYYVCTNQHCTHRWTE
- the Ppox gene encoding protoporphyrinogen oxidase → MTAILGGGLAGLSSAFYLLKNKAHPVTVFEGSKVVGGWIQSEKRENGVIFELGPRTIRPAGPKGATTLALLEELNLGPKVKPMPVTHPAAKNRLIYVNNKLHTLPVGISGLVRAHPPLSKSVLRYLIHECRAKKVEKEDESLYDFVERRFGEEIAEYIVRPMLCGICAGDAKEISVKFLMAVPFQLEQEHGSVIKGLIKNWLKRRDKSKVVSIPQSNLFFRSKMEHWSVYSLNGGLGELPKTLHEAVSFNPNCEVNLDANCTDIEFQGSSVNLTIKDKKHTFDHLICATSSINLAPLLKKQHPVLADELSKIPFVNVIVINLAFSKKLLKQEAFGFLVPPSQKLPILGVIYDSSCLDLKNETVLTVMMGGRWFDQYFSEKQSESELLDIALNQLKHILGINEKPEAFKVSILRNCIAQYIVGHADRVERIEKYINEKRLPITLVGASYYGVGINDVVSSAMTGVEKLSKKIALEKSSERSNTFRTTF